Below is a genomic region from Brassica rapa cultivar Chiifu-401-42 chromosome A08, CAAS_Brap_v3.01, whole genome shotgun sequence.
ATTAACTTCATAACCTAAATGCTTCAAGTATCAACGCAAACCCATGATATGTGCAAAGGCTCAAGCTTTCTTTTCTACGAATCTAAGTTACGAGAGATGGGAGAATTGAAAGCATGCATCTAGACCTGTAGAGAACGTCGAAGGAGACGACGGAGGCGCGAGCATGGCCGACTTTTCGCGTGCCCCAATGTGAAATGTAGAATCTCCTATGGATTCCTAGAGTCTCATATACCCctatttcataattatttttttgatcaaaatccAAACTTTCAAATCAAATCCTTCCAGGTCatcaaaactaaaccctaaccctccCCTATAAATTAGTGAACCCAtggacaaatatttaaattcagaataaaatattttaaaatcatttttaatcatattttgatgatttttttgaaaatatggaaaacaacgtttttggatttttgaaatatttttatcaaattctataaatcaaataaaaaatattaacgtttcaattttaattttatgatttttagtttgacatataaaattaaaagaacaaaaagatcCTTTTGAGATTGTGTTATGAGATATAAGGGTATGAGAAGATTTGTCTCTCTTTGCGGTTAGAAAATGTAGGAACTGTGACCAAGATCTATAGGTGGGATCCACTCTGTTTCTCCTTGagccatcttttttttaatgctagtttattatgatattacaattatgaaaaaaattatatagacgattcgacaaccaaCAATACTACTTGCCTTATGAGGATTTATGCATAACTGCATCATGCCTTATGAGGATTTATGCATAACTGCATCACCTCAGCCGTCCTATGAAAATCCACGTTTGGCCGAATTTATTTGCGCCATGTTAAAAATCCCTTGTAAGCTTTTTTCCGTAATTtgtataattgtttaataaatcgtTTTTTCCGGGAATTGAAAGTGGACCTCATGTAATATGCAAAAATTTGCATAGAGATTCGAACCCAAACATGGATGTAGAAACCTTTAAACATTAACCATATGATATAGTGCTTCCACTAAACCATCTATCTAAGATCCTGTttcaaagaaaaactaaaactttaaatatttgatttcaaTTATATACTCCAACAaaagtttataactttaaattttaaagttttgaatAGTTAAACTttaatttgagattttatattttaaagttttaaaaaaattatctgtTTTCTAAATAATCTTGTTAAGTTTCAATATTATCATTTTAGTTCTTATAATTTCTatatttcattaatattttacatataaaatactgATTTGGTTTGCAACTTATAtctaactaataaataaatttatatgtcattttaaaatttattaactgatcatatataaaaacattacaaaataattttattgagtaGTTTGGTATTTTATTTGTAAGTAATGatttaatttaagtttttcAGTTATCATTTATCATAAGATAGCATTTTTCTAACCAATATTATAACTATTATAactttaatcaatttttaattaatatcgAAAACTAAAgtgaatatataataagatttaaaaatacattGTAGGTTTTAATATTGGAAAGTAACACCCCAAATCTCAAATTTAGGGGTTTTCCAACCTTAAAAATATGGCTCCTCTTGAAAATGCTCTAAGTTGGACTATGGGTTTGTTCATGGATATGATCAACTGGAAAAATAGACTgttttcaaatatcaaaattGTAATCTCGTTACagaattttcttcttttttttttaaattagaaattTTGTTTATGTTGAAATAACACTGTCAAGATATGTTATAGTTTACTAATTAAATACAGGATTAGAGTGAGCTTTGGGTTCTATATAGATTCAGTTGCTCCACCACGTAGACcaaattgtttaaaaattgcctcaattttttttttttttggtgtaaaattGCCTCAACTTCTTGTTCATTCTTTTATTAGAAATGATATAAAGGAGTGGGATCTTCAATTTTTACGAGAATATATGCACCCCGAAGATTTAACTTTGATCTTTGGTGTTTCCCTATGTCTGACCGATAGGGTTTTGTAATCTGCGGTTTCTAATTTTCTTAGTGGTATATACTCTTCTGCTTTGGTGTGTTTGCTTTGTTCTAAATTTTCTCAGTGCATTACAAATAACAATCTTGGTTTTGTGGCTTCGCTTTGGTTCGGGGAGTGCCAATTCCGGTTTTGATTGGTTGGTTAAAGCAACAATTGCAAAGTTTTGGTTTAAGGCAAGTCCTTTATGTTGCGTGACAGTGAATACTTTTGTGTTGAGTAGTTTAGTAATGCGTTCTTTCCATGGTAATTTATTAGCTATGTGCTCTTTTTAACGACGCAAGGCAACAGCTATCTTTAAGGAGAATCTTCACACCACTATTCTGGTGTTTCTCCTCTGGTGGGGAGGTTTTGGCTTTGCTTCTCTTCTCTGAAATTGACACTCTTTTTACAGCTGAACCTTTCGTTGTCTTTAACTTGGTAGTCTGTGGAACTCTTGTGCTAGCCTCCACGCTTTAAGGAGAAACAAAATCTAGAGTCACCTTTATACTCTTAAACAGTTTGCATAACATTTGATGAGATGTTTCTCAAAAGTCCATGGCTTTATATCTGTATATGGAAAAACATACATCGACCATAAGCAAAGTAAATAAGATAGATTTTGAATAAGGGAACTCTTTTGTTAGGTCATAGAGCTTGTTCCAACGTCAAATTATGATTCACATTGTCTGTCTTTTATGcattttggtttgttttgttttgttgaagATGAAAGTGTAATGAGCATTCGTCAATCGTTTCTTCTCACGTATATTATGACTATCCGAGTTAAAGATGCTAATTAACCAGAGTAAAACTTTGAAAGCTGATTTAGATTTTTCAGAGAAGAGAACTCTGTGTAGTAAGAAGcatttgagattgaagaaaagAACTAGTTCATTAACAGTTTTGGTTGCACTAGGATTCCCAGAGTTAAAAGATGCTTTTTGGTTGCTTACCACAGTAAAAAGATTGAGACTTGAGTTTGCAAGAGAAAAGAACAACTTTTTAACAGTTAGAAACATACAGTAGTAAAACTTTGAAAGCTGCTATTCAAATGCTAAATTAACCGCAGTAAAACTTTGAAAGCTGGTTTAGATTTGAGACCTGAGTTACTAAACTTTATAATGAACAGAAACAACATATACTAAACAGAGACTTTAAACAGGAGACATACTAGACCTTCATGAATATAAAGTACGTACTAAACCTTAATGAACGGACACTAAACTGAAAGAAGTCTGTCGATTTCTTCAACCCCAAGACTTTGGTCAGAGTTCTCTTAACGGTCTTTGTCTTCCAGAACCTCAACTTCAAAGGCTTCTTGTCTGAAACAGCAACATCATCCGTCGCTAGTTTCTTCTTGGAACCTCTTCGTCTGATTCTCAACTTGAACAGGTTCGACAGAAACGAGTTACTTGTCTTCTCCTCTGTTGTCTTCTCATCCTCTTCTTCAACTTGTGGACGAGGCAAGAAGGGATGAAGCAACAACTCATGCGCGCTTCCTCTCTCCTCAGGGTTCCTCGAGAAACACGTTTGGATAAAGTCCTTTGCATCACAAGGAACCGTTTCAGGTATCTCTGGAGATTTACCAGAGAGGAGACGAGTAGCGATCTCATCTAGTTCGAGGCCTTCCCATGGAATCACGCCCGTGTACATCTCCAGAACCAAACACCCCACCGACCACAAGTCTAGAGACACGTGGGCGATGCCGTCACGGACCGACTCGGGCGACATGTAGATCGCAGTCCCAAGCCACGGGAAATTAATTTCCCAACACAGGGGAACCTCTCCTATCTCTAACGCGTTGCCGAAATCACAAATCTTGACCTCGTATGAATTTTGTCTCAAAGAGGAAGAAGGGAAGACGAGTATGTTGTCTGGTTTGATGTCGCAATGAACGTAGCCATGGTCGTGAATCGAGACCAAACCTTCGAGAACCATCCGTGTGAAATCCCTGATCAACGGTTCAGGCAACTTTCTGTCGGCGTAATTGTTCATGAAAGCGTGGAGACTACCTTCGGAAGCAAACTCGAGTTGTAGTTTGTGGAGTTTCTCCCCGAATCTGCTGAAACTTTGTTGGAGAGAGTCTCCGAGACATGTGACGATCCTGGGACATCCCTTGAGTTGGAGAAGAACGTGGAACTCTCTTTGGAGAGCGTTGTAGTCTTCTTGGTAAGAGTTCTTTACGGCAGAGAGGTAGAAAGAGTTGTCGTCGGGATTATTGTAGCGGACGAGATTAACAAAACCATAAGCACCTTTGCCTAGTAACTTGACGAATTCTTCTTTCGTTTGCATCTTTTCAATCGGGTTTTGACACAGAATCGTTGTTCGGAAACGTTGAGAGAATTAAAAATAGGAAACTGTGGCGAAGGAGAAGTGATTTCAGAGTGTTATATAGAGAGTTGGGGTTCAGTTAAGTCGGTGTTGCAGACACACGGAAAAAGGAAAATTGAATAACATAATTTCCTTTTCTGAGATACTTCAAAAAGGAAATTCGAAGCGCTGGCCAACGGttgaaaaaaggaaaagaattcGAATTTTTGgtcatttataattaaaatgtcCAAATTTATAACAATAAAGAATTTGTCCACGATTTAGTTAATgctttcatataaatttttattcatGTCGTTTAATGCTTAAAATGTAGTTTGGAAAAATATaggattatatttattttcaaaattttaaagcaGAAAATGGTATTTGTTTTGAAACTTCCTCATTAAACATAAATGCTGACAATGTTAAAAGAACATAGTGTATTTGTGACatctaaaaaaaactatagaacTTCTAGTggaaaaatgtttaaaatagtgACTAAACTTTTTGGCTATAAATTTGTTAAGCATGACAATTTACCTGAATTCAAAAACATGTTCACTAGATCAAAATAACCAAAACCGGACCAAAACTTTCAAATATTTGGATACTTCTTATacttttatattcaaaataatcaaaccaaaaattaaatagacatctatataaaaataatttgagtCGTTTGATATAATTCGAATCATCCTAATTACTCAATATTTTACTGAATCAAACGAGACCTCGGATCACAAACAATTTCTAGTTTTACTATCTAAACTAGTCCAAAAACGAAACTATCCGAACTTATTCAAACCAAGAAGTTGGCAGTTCCTAAAAATACCTGTTCAAAATATCTGATACATGTAATATCTCACACGAGCCGAATCGACACCCGAAATGCCCTAGtctaattttgtatttgatttaaaaaaatctaacttttaatacacaaaaaaattcaggctttgttttagaaatttgaaagatttaattaaaaattgttgCTATAACTAAAAATgtagtaatattatatatatatacttatatatgaTATGTATTAGTTAATATTTAGGAAATTAACAAATATGATAAAGCAATAAACTGATACAATTAATtagatttataaaatgaaaataaaaatatcttatgTTAAAGATTTATTGTTAAATAGTGTTTTTGGAATTATTTTCATACTTTAGTAGTATATCATGACTCATTTAAATCATAATGGAGATGATGTAAGGGAAATTCTATCAAATagctatttttaagtttttgtcacaaaaatagtccTCACgaaagaaaatgatcaaaataatctttttttttattttaaaaattttaatatttatttttatttttcaaaatttgaaaccctattcccaaaacctcaccccttaactctaaaccttaattctagattagttaaccctaggataaaaatacatttttatcatTTAGTAAAACTTATTTCGATCATTTTCTTCGTTAGaggttatttttgaaaaaaaaacttaaaatgacTAATTTGAactgaatatataaaataaatataaaaaacttcATTAGAGGCTATTTTATTCATGAGGATTTTTGTGAATAAACTCAAAATAAAGCTAAATCGATATCAGTTTGAACCTCATGAGTCCCTCTTAAAGTGtttttcaaatatcaaataccTTAAAATTTGTTTGAATGTGGTAAGATGATCCAGTATACTCCTCTTAGTGTTTTGTTATCAGTGAAATCACTGAATGACCAGATAATATCGTAATTTGTTGGCTGGAGTCAGCTTATTATAAGTTTTGGTTCGATCCTTTTAGAAATAGTAAATGtcggttcggttcagatcgAATCGGTTTGGTTCAACAAAACAAATCAACACCTGAGTCCCCCCCCACCACCACCCAAACGCCTCCATAAACCTCATGTGCTTTGTTCAGAGGATCtcgtcttcttctctttctaaTCGAAAATGGGAACGTTGGGACGAGTAATCTACACTGTGGGTAACTGGATTTGCGGGTCTGGGCAAGCTCTAGATCGCATCGGTTCTCTTCTTTAAGGGAGTCACCGCTTGGAAGAACACCGTGAGCCACATTCAAACCCTAGATCCAAATCCACATCTCTAATTTGTCGCTTACAAGAAAAGATCTGTTCATATTCGAGAAATTGGTGGTCTAATTTAGGCTCTCGTTTTCCATTGGTTGTTGATGAGTGTGTTTGACATCTTATGTTACCTGCGGACAAACATATATCAATTACCATTTCGATTAAAAACTGTTGAACCATGACAGAGATCAACATTGCAATACTCTCGGATTACAATAGACAATAACAACCGTAattttcagaagaaaaaaaaagaaactgaaaaCGAAGATGGAGGGCAGAGAGATAACCATTTAGGGAGCTTCGGAACGCGAGTATGCTATTGAAGCTATCAAAGTAACTTCTCCATTACTCTAAGCGACTATGTGATAGATTCCCTAGAAATTATCTGCATAGAGCAAGACTCAAAGTTGGAGTTATACTTCACTTGTCATTATGTAATCAAGACAGGAGGTGTGTGTTTCCATTGATTCTCGAGGTTCTACAAAAAAATGGTGTAAAGACAAATGACGGAGTTGTTCTTGCAGTCGAGAAGACTATCACGTCACCGTTACTGGTAAACTCTCCATGTGAGACTTTTGGTGGGTTCTGCTCTTTGCTTTTTTAAAGTCTCTCCTTCTTTTTTTCAGAAGCCGGGCAGTCTGGAGAAAATCATGGAAACTGATGACCATATATGTTGTGCAATGACTTGTCTGATTGCTGATGCATGTAATACTTGTTGAGCACGCACGAGAGGAGACTGAAGTGAGACCGCTCTCTGTTCCTACTTCCTAATCAGCTCTGCCTAAGAAGGGTcataactttttctttttcttttacttcAGACTTATGATTTTTATGATGGGATCATTTGTAAACACGATTCAGATTCACAATTGAATTGAACGAAATGAAAACATAGTTTTCTTAAATTGACACTTGTCCTGTTTTTTAAACCTGATCCCCCCTGCACAAAGTTATGTATTGATTTTGGCCTTGTGAGTTGTGGCATAATATGAGTTAGACCACTTAACTAGTACCACTTTTAGTTACAACAGTACATGCGGCACCAAGCAAG
It encodes:
- the LOC103833082 gene encoding mitogen-activated protein kinase kinase kinase 3-like, which translates into the protein MQTKEEFVKLLGKGAYGFVNLVRYNNPDDNSFYLSAVKNSYQEDYNALQREFHVLLQLKGCPRIVTCLGDSLQQSFSRFGEKLHKLQLEFASEGSLHAFMNNYADRKLPEPLIRDFTRMVLEGLVSIHDHGYVHCDIKPDNILVFPSSSLRQNSYEVKICDFGNALEIGEVPLCWEINFPWLGTAIYMSPESVRDGIAHVSLDLWSVGCLVLEMYTGVIPWEGLELDEIATRLLSGKSPEIPETVPCDAKDFIQTCFSRNPEERGSAHELLLHPFLPRPQVEEEDEKTTEEKTSNSFLSNLFKLRIRRRGSKKKLATDDVAVSDKKPLKLRFWKTKTVKRTLTKVLGLKKSTDFFQFSVRSLRFSTYFIFMKV